The Candidatus Aramenus sp. CH1 sequence TCACAACTGCGGTTTTGACGCTTCCGGAATTGCGGGAGTAATCGGGGCTCCTCATCTTTAGTTCGCCAAAGGAAGCGCCATAAAAGGAAATCGTTTTCATGTTAAAACCTTCGTCAGGCGAGGTTTGTCTTCTTATTTATCAGCTCCCAGAGGTCCACCTCTTCCCCCTCCTTTAGCTTAGTTTTGACAAAGAACCGAACCATTGGATATCCCCTAATGGAGAGGACTGCCTCGAAGAAGGCTTGGCCAAACACGGGCCTTCCCTCGAGGACCTTGAAGGTGGCCTCGTACTCCCAACGCCTTATTAGCCCGGGGTAGGACTCAAAGAGCGTGTAGTTCCTCCTGGGGTGGGGGAAGAACTTAACCCCTACTACCTCGACTTCCCCCACTCTTGCCCCTATGATCCCACCGTAGCCAGCGTAGGGGAGGCTAGCGTTAAGCAGTCCACCACAACAACCCAGCCCCCTGTAGGGGCCTGCTTCAGAGTACGTCTTGACCTTGACGTCGAAGTAGTCCTTTGTGACTTTAACCACCTCTCCCACCCCCCTTGGGTCGTACCTCTTCACTGGGTAGAATCTAATTGGGATACCCTCAACGTGGGCGTGGGGGAAGTCTCCGCCTGTGTAAGGGTTCTCCAGGAACTTCCCTATGGTATCGCCCTTCTTCACGTAGTCTCCCTCCTTTACCCAAGGTTCCACGTGAAGTACCTTTACCTTTCTCCCCTTACTCTCAATGAAAATAAGGTAGTCGTAGTTGACCTTGGCGAACTTGTTGGGCCTTCCGACGTAGAACTTCTCTACCTTTGCCACTACGCCCTCTAACGGTGAGAGGAAGGTCTCCATGTCTGGAGAAGAGATGTCGATTGCCCTCTTCCTCACGTGGGATGGAAATCCACTAGAGAAGAAGCTGACCAAAAAACCGGTCAGTTTACAAACCTCTTTACGAGCCCTTCTAGTTTGGAGGCCTTGATTGCGGATATGACTTGCTTGTTGTTGGGGTACCAAGGTATGTTCTTCAGCCTACTCCCTGGCCTCTCGTTGGAGTATGGCCTGTTGCATCCGGGGCAACCGCTCGTCATAAAGGCTGGAGCGAGCTCGTCAACGGTGAAGTCGCTAGGCACCTCCACGTCAACTAGTCTACCCTCCTCGTCGAACTTGAAGGAGTTCTCGTTGACTAGGTCGTTCTCTATCAGCCACCTAGCTATTTGCATCCTCCTGTAGACGCTTAGCGGAACGGGGCGCTTGTTCTCCATGAATGTTCCATCCTCAGGGTAGAAGGCGAACAGGGATATCTTAGCCCCTCTGGAGTGAGCGTAGAGCATTGTGTCTACTGCCTCCTTCTCGGTCTCGCCTAGACCTATGATCAAGTGTATCCCAGCGTTCTTCCTTCCAAACACCTCCACTGCCTCGTCTATTGCCTTCAAGTACCTGTCCCAGGAGTGCATGCTCCTCATTGCCTTCCCCCTCACTTGGTCGAACACCCTCTTGCTTGCAGCGTCAATGGCCACGTCTATCATGTCTGCCCCAGCTTTCCTCATCTCAATCATGTGATGCTTGAAGGTGTACGTGGCTGTGACCAGCTCAGAGATCTGGAGCTCTATGCCGTAGTCCCTTATCCTCCTCGTTATCTCTATGGCGTCTGGCGAAGCCCTAGGGTGGGCTAGTTGACCTACGCATATCCTCTGAAGCCCGTACTCAGGGTTCCCTTCCCTCTCCTTAATCCTCTTCAGTACCTCGTCTAGCCTCCTCAGGGGCCACTCCACCCTTATGAGGGTCTTGCACTCTGGGCCTTGTGCTACCTCTCTAGCTTGACCGCAGTAGGCGCAGTTGGCCTTACACCCATCGGGGTAGTACTGCAACAAGTTTATTGTCGTGTTTAGGGCTCCCTTCAGGAACTTCCCTGGGCTGAAGCCCAGTACCATGTCTGCCCCGAAGCTTAACCTTACCCATTCTGGACTACTTACCATTTTGTTTGGTTCCAACCTTAGGGTCATGTGGACACCCGTGAAATGAAGTCGTAAACTACGTTCCCACA is a genomic window containing:
- a CDS encoding M23 family metallopeptidase, whose product is MVSFFSSGFPSHVRKRAIDISSPDMETFLSPLEGVVAKVEKFYVGRPNKFAKVNYDYLIFIESKGRKVKVLHVEPWVKEGDYVKKGDTIGKFLENPYTGGDFPHAHVEGIPIRFYPVKRYDPRGVGEVVKVTKDYFDVKVKTYSEAGPYRGLGCCGGLLNASLPYAGYGGIIGARVGEVEVVGVKFFPHPRRNYTLFESYPGLIRRWEYEATFKVLEGRPVFGQAFFEAVLSIRGYPMVRFFVKTKLKEGEEVDLWELINKKTNLA
- a CDS encoding radical SAM protein; protein product: MTLRLEPNKMVSSPEWVRLSFGADMVLGFSPGKFLKGALNTTINLLQYYPDGCKANCAYCGQAREVAQGPECKTLIRVEWPLRRLDEVLKRIKEREGNPEYGLQRICVGQLAHPRASPDAIEITRRIRDYGIELQISELVTATYTFKHHMIEMRKAGADMIDVAIDAASKRVFDQVRGKAMRSMHSWDRYLKAIDEAVEVFGRKNAGIHLIIGLGETEKEAVDTMLYAHSRGAKISLFAFYPEDGTFMENKRPVPLSVYRRMQIARWLIENDLVNENSFKFDEEGRLVDVEVPSDFTVDELAPAFMTSGCPGCNRPYSNERPGSRLKNIPWYPNNKQVISAIKASKLEGLVKRFVN